Proteins encoded by one window of Vigna radiata var. radiata cultivar VC1973A chromosome 5, Vradiata_ver6, whole genome shotgun sequence:
- the LOC106761200 gene encoding protein POLAR LOCALIZATION DURING ASYMMETRIC DIVISION AND REDISTRIBUTION isoform X1: MSTKQKHLFLKSPNLKFNPVVHSHSLPRRLRIADILLADQDHDGVDCMDAFRETSTKKCFSPLRLVESLLAPLRPAKGFRLQQRRQNETGELNTAPAPTNELKGSDDSIENPAGRLHESDTSFKLGVGCGLLYLLAASKNELGKMVELRKEMEVLLQNMKDELQRKDALLKPLKQNDALALSITDIQEVSSSDSHISIHSQTQYVQPESKRNMVPNNFLEYDISEQGECAEEINDLQAEFEIELQRLQLYLDGETEFEDAKHEGVKVTVKDCSSKSSHSSSFGEITMEPIGASYDVSFGVSPIELERRLHELLEARLEERITELEYGLECTTQKLIKKEIEATWWKDTARLLSQHVPETSRFTFPLDPEIAVNLSKFVG, from the exons TCCCCCGTCGGTTACGAATTGCTGATATTCTTCTTGCCGATCAAGATCACGACGGCGTCGATTGCATGGACGCCTTCCGAGAAACGTCGACGAAGAAATGCTTTTCGCCTCTCAGACTCGTTGAGTCGTTGCTGGCGCCGCTGAGGCCGGCCAAGGGGTTTCGACTTCAGCAACGCCGGCAGAATGAGACTGGTGAATTGAACACGGCGCCGGCGCCGACAAATGAACTCAAAGGAAGCGATGATTCTATCGAGAACCCTG CAGGACGGTTACATGAGAGTGATACATCTTTTAAGCTAGGAGTTGGTTGTGGCTTGCTGTATCTCCTTGCAGCAAGTAAAAATGAGCTAGGTAAGATGGTTGAGCTGCGGAAAGAAATGGAGGTGCTCCTTCAAAACATGAAAGATGAACTACAGCGGAAAGATGCGCTTCTTAAGCCGTTGAAACAGAATGACGCTCTTGCCCTTTCCATAACTGATATTCAAGAAGTTTCCAGCTCTGATAGTCACATTTCTATTCATTCACAAACACAGTATGTTCAACCAGAGTCAAAACGAAATATGGTTCCCAATAATTTTCTAGAATATGACATAAGTGAACAAGGTGAATGTGCAGAAGAAATAAATGATCTCCAGGCAGAATTTGAAATTGAGTTACAGAGGTTGCAGCTGTATTTGGATGGAGAAACTGAATTCGAAGATGCAAAGCACGAGGGAGTCAAG GTTACTGTTAAGGACTGTAGTTCAAAAAGCAGCCATAGCTCAAGTTTTGGTGAAATAACAATGGAACCTATAGGAGCAAGTTATGACGTATCATTTGGAGTTTCTCCAATTGAATTGGAGAGAAGGTTGCATGAACTGCTTGAAGCAAGACTGGAAGAACGGATAACAGAGCTGGAGTATGGGTTAGAATGTACAACGCAAAAGCTTATCAAGAAAGAGATAGAGGCTACTTGGTGGAAAGACACCGCACGACTTCTCTCACAACACGTTCCAGAAACTTCTCGGTTTACTTTTCCACTCGATCCTGAGATTGCTGTAAATTTGAGTAAATTTGTAGGATAG
- the LOC106761200 gene encoding protein POLAR LOCALIZATION DURING ASYMMETRIC DIVISION AND REDISTRIBUTION isoform X2 produces MSTKQKHLFLKSPNLKFNPVVHSHSLPRRLRIADILLADQDHDGVDCMDAFRETSTKKCFSPLRLVESLLAPLRPAKGFRLQQRRQNETGELNTAPAPTNELKGSDDSIENPGRLHESDTSFKLGVGCGLLYLLAASKNELGKMVELRKEMEVLLQNMKDELQRKDALLKPLKQNDALALSITDIQEVSSSDSHISIHSQTQYVQPESKRNMVPNNFLEYDISEQGECAEEINDLQAEFEIELQRLQLYLDGETEFEDAKHEGVKVTVKDCSSKSSHSSSFGEITMEPIGASYDVSFGVSPIELERRLHELLEARLEERITELEYGLECTTQKLIKKEIEATWWKDTARLLSQHVPETSRFTFPLDPEIAVNLSKFVG; encoded by the exons TCCCCCGTCGGTTACGAATTGCTGATATTCTTCTTGCCGATCAAGATCACGACGGCGTCGATTGCATGGACGCCTTCCGAGAAACGTCGACGAAGAAATGCTTTTCGCCTCTCAGACTCGTTGAGTCGTTGCTGGCGCCGCTGAGGCCGGCCAAGGGGTTTCGACTTCAGCAACGCCGGCAGAATGAGACTGGTGAATTGAACACGGCGCCGGCGCCGACAAATGAACTCAAAGGAAGCGATGATTCTATCGAGAACCCTG GACGGTTACATGAGAGTGATACATCTTTTAAGCTAGGAGTTGGTTGTGGCTTGCTGTATCTCCTTGCAGCAAGTAAAAATGAGCTAGGTAAGATGGTTGAGCTGCGGAAAGAAATGGAGGTGCTCCTTCAAAACATGAAAGATGAACTACAGCGGAAAGATGCGCTTCTTAAGCCGTTGAAACAGAATGACGCTCTTGCCCTTTCCATAACTGATATTCAAGAAGTTTCCAGCTCTGATAGTCACATTTCTATTCATTCACAAACACAGTATGTTCAACCAGAGTCAAAACGAAATATGGTTCCCAATAATTTTCTAGAATATGACATAAGTGAACAAGGTGAATGTGCAGAAGAAATAAATGATCTCCAGGCAGAATTTGAAATTGAGTTACAGAGGTTGCAGCTGTATTTGGATGGAGAAACTGAATTCGAAGATGCAAAGCACGAGGGAGTCAAG GTTACTGTTAAGGACTGTAGTTCAAAAAGCAGCCATAGCTCAAGTTTTGGTGAAATAACAATGGAACCTATAGGAGCAAGTTATGACGTATCATTTGGAGTTTCTCCAATTGAATTGGAGAGAAGGTTGCATGAACTGCTTGAAGCAAGACTGGAAGAACGGATAACAGAGCTGGAGTATGGGTTAGAATGTACAACGCAAAAGCTTATCAAGAAAGAGATAGAGGCTACTTGGTGGAAAGACACCGCACGACTTCTCTCACAACACGTTCCAGAAACTTCTCGGTTTACTTTTCCACTCGATCCTGAGATTGCTGTAAATTTGAGTAAATTTGTAGGATAG